A genome region from Maylandia zebra isolate NMK-2024a linkage group LG6, Mzebra_GT3a, whole genome shotgun sequence includes the following:
- the LOC101486825 gene encoding E3 ubiquitin-protein ligase TRIM21-like → MFAASNLRSEDQFLCSVCLDVFADPVTTPCGHNFCKKCITQHWDRNAPCQCPMCKEAFYCRPLLKVNTLFSEVVAQFRDETQQKAKRSSAEQQAAKPGEVPCDICTGTRLRALKSCLVCLTSYCETHLEPHLTVKGLKRHQLIEPVENLEGRMCMKHDKHLELFCKTDQTSVCTLCSVLDHKTHEFVPLREESEEKKTELRKMDDEIQQMIEKRRQKIQEINESEKMSKDAADKQKTEGVQIFTVLKEFIEKGLKKVIKEIEDKQETTEKQAEGLIKELEQEISELKKRSSEVKNLICSEDHLHFIQSFSSLKAVPPTKDWTEVIVLPPTYEGTVMRAVAQLEETLRIEMKKLFEAELRRVQQYAVDVSLDADTAHPELILSDDGKQVNHGDEKHNLPDNPERFSYCVCVLGKQSFSSGRFYYEAQVKRKTDWELGVARESIDRKKIMTLSPEDGFWTVVLRNGNEYKALDEHDVCVCRPSGPEKVGVFVDYEEGVVSFYDIDAAALIYSFTGCSFTEKLYPYFNPCNNDNGKNSAPLLIPPINHIE, encoded by the coding sequence ATGTTTGCTGCCAGTAATCTGCGATCTGAAGATCAGTTTCTGTGCTCTGTCTGTCTGGATGTGTTCGCTGATCCAGTCACCACACCATGTGGACACAACTTCTGTAAGAAGTGTATCACTCAGCACTGGGATAGAAATGCTCCTTGTCAGTGCCCCATGTGCAAAGAGGCTTTCTACTGTAGACCTCTGTTGAAGGTTAACACTTTGTTCTCTGAGGTGGTTGCTCAGTTCAGAGATGAAACTCAACAGAAAGCCAAGAGGAGCAGCGCAGAGCAACAAGCTGCCAAACCAGGAGAAGTTCCCTGTGACATCTGCACTGGAACCAGACTGAGGGCCCTGAAGTCCTGCCTGGTGTGTCTGACCTCCTACTGTGAGACTCACCTAGAACCTCATCTGACAGTCAAAGGTCTGAAAAGACATCAGCTGATTGAGCCTGTGGAGAACCTGGAAGGCAGGATGTGTATGAAGCACGATAAACATCTGGAGCTGTTCTGTAAGACCGATCAGACAAGTGTCTGCACGCTCTGCTCTGTTTTAGACCACAAGACTCATGAGTTTGTACCTCTGAGAGAAGAATCTGAAGAAAAGAAGACAGAGCTGAGGAAAATGGATGATGAAATTCAGCAAATGATCGAGAAGAGACGACAGAAGATTCAGGAGATCAATGAGTCAGAGAAGATGAGTAAAGATGctgcagacaaacagaaaacagaaggtGTTCAGATCTTCACTGTTCTGAAGGAGTTTATTGAGAAAGGCCTGAAGAAGGTCATAAAGGAGATAgaagacaaacaggaaacaacagaGAAACAGGCTGAAGGTCTCATCAAAGAGCTGGAACAGGAAAtctcagagctgaagaagaggAGCTCTGAGGTGAAGAATCTAATATGCTCTGAAGACCACCTCCACTTTATTCAAAGCTTCTCATCTCTGAAAGCTGTTCCACCTACCAAGGACTGGACTGAGGTCATCGTCCTTCCACCAACGTATGAGGGGACTGTGATGAGAGCTGTGGCTCAGCTGGAGGAGACACTGAGGATAGAAATGAAGAAGCTGTTTGAGGCTGAGCTGAGGAGGGTCCAGCAGTATGCTGTGGATGTGAGTCTTGATGCTGATACAGCACATCCTGAGCTCATCTTGTCTGATGATGGAAAACAAGTGAATCATGGAGATGAAAAGCACAATCTTCCTGACAACCCGGAGAGATTTtcttactgtgtttgtgttttaggaAAGCAGAGTTTCTCTTCAGGCAGATTTTACTATGAGGCTCAAGTTAAAAGAAAGACTGACTGGGAATTGGGAGTGGCCAGAGAGTCGATCGACAGGAAGAAAATAATGACTCTTAGTCCCGAGGATGGATTCTGGACTGTAGTGCTGAGAAATGGAAATGAGTACAAAGCTCTCGATGAACATGATGTCTGTGTCTGTCGTCCGTCTGGTCCTGAGAAGGTGGGAGTGTTTGTAGATTATGAGGAGGGTGTGGTTTCCTTTTATGATATAGATGCAGCAGCTCTTATCTACTCCTTTACTGGCTGCTCCTTCACTGAGAAACTCTACCCATACTTCAATCCCTGTAATAACGACAATGGCAAAAACTCTGCACCTCTCCTCATCCCTCCCATTAATCACATTGAGTAG